The following coding sequences lie in one Hyphobacterium sp. CCMP332 genomic window:
- a CDS encoding helix-turn-helix domain-containing protein yields the protein MTDAALIEVIARMSAGVLCLLTSAVLLLNARKSLAARLGALFGLGAAAYMACASPTMRDLLGTWRHIIEPLGWLDGVFFWWFCLALFCDQYRFRAAHLLPALPILILVPLQYVVTDPFWRDGMTLIKQSISVILFLHATYFALLSLKDDLVDSRRRFRVVIAVSVGLSAVILMGLEILVRGTAAETAYLVGSSLWLLVLCFAFAMWALRASPEMFVDRKEVRQHHDSEAAIAAIDPADRPLLARLEAAMQAGAYRETGLTVGKLADHLNTPEHRLRKLINSGLGYRNFSSYINSHRVEDAKEILADPERARLQILQVALDLGYGSIASFNRAFREATGEAPTSFRRKALMAD from the coding sequence ATGACCGACGCTGCTCTTATTGAAGTTATCGCCCGCATGAGCGCGGGTGTGCTGTGTCTTCTGACCAGCGCTGTGCTGCTGCTCAATGCGCGCAAATCCCTCGCCGCCCGTCTGGGCGCGCTTTTCGGACTCGGTGCCGCAGCCTACATGGCCTGTGCCTCACCGACCATGCGCGACCTGCTCGGCACCTGGCGGCACATCATCGAGCCTCTGGGCTGGCTCGACGGAGTCTTTTTCTGGTGGTTCTGCCTCGCCCTGTTCTGCGACCAGTACCGCTTCCGCGCCGCGCATCTCTTGCCGGCCTTACCGATCCTGATCCTGGTGCCGCTGCAATATGTGGTGACGGACCCGTTCTGGCGCGATGGCATGACGCTGATCAAGCAGTCCATTTCCGTCATCCTCTTCCTGCATGCCACCTATTTCGCCCTGCTCAGCCTGAAGGATGATCTGGTCGATAGCCGCCGCCGTTTCCGCGTGGTGATCGCCGTCTCGGTGGGGCTGTCAGCGGTGATCCTGATGGGACTGGAAATTCTGGTGCGCGGCACGGCAGCCGAAACCGCCTATCTCGTCGGCTCGTCGCTGTGGCTGCTCGTCCTGTGTTTCGCCTTCGCCATGTGGGCACTACGGGCGAGCCCGGAAATGTTTGTCGACCGCAAGGAAGTGCGCCAGCATCATGACAGCGAGGCGGCCATTGCCGCTATTGATCCGGCGGACCGTCCTCTGCTGGCGCGGCTGGAAGCGGCCATGCAGGCCGGAGCCTATCGCGAGACCGGCCTCACCGTCGGCAAGCTGGCCGATCATCTGAACACGCCGGAACACCGCCTGCGCAAGCTGATCAATTCCGGCCTCGGTTACCGGAATTTCTCCAGCTATATCAATTCGCACCGGGTGGAAGACGCCAAGGAAATCCTCGCCGATCCCGAGCGCGCCCGCCTGCAGATCCTGCAGGTCGCGCTCGATCTCGGCTATGGCTCCATCGCCAGCTTCAACCGCGCTTTCCGGGAAGCCACGGGCGAAGCCCCGACCAGCTTCCGGCGCAAGGCATTGATGGCCGACTAG
- a CDS encoding trans-acting enoyl reductase family protein produces the protein MTTRTHDIVVYGATGFTGRLVAEYLNTTYGVGGDLKWAMAGRSASKLAAVREEMGISADVPLVIADAGQPETLKAMAESARVVLTTVGPYQLYGEPLLAACAEAGTDYVDLCGEPAWMAQMIVKYQEKAEASGARLVFSCGFDSVPFDLGVWFLQREAKARFGDTLTRVKGRVRKMKGTFSGGTAASLTATLEAASKDKSIIKLLTNPFSLVPGFKGPKQPHSDKAEYDESAKSWTAPFIMAPINTKNVHRTNALAGHPYGEDFIYDERMMTGDGPKGEKRAKAAARQDKIQNILLAIAPTRWLIKTFALPKPGQGPDKQARETGFYDVLFLGEDAHGHALRASVKGDKDPGYGSTSKMITECAAALVMNVDRQTTGGGVWTAGAALGDVLIDRLQERAGLTFAIED, from the coding sequence ATGACGACACGCACACATGATATCGTGGTTTACGGGGCCACCGGATTTACCGGGCGGCTGGTCGCGGAATACCTCAATACCACCTATGGCGTCGGCGGCGACCTGAAATGGGCGATGGCCGGACGATCCGCCTCCAAGCTCGCGGCCGTGCGTGAAGAGATGGGCATTTCTGCCGATGTGCCGCTGGTCATCGCCGATGCCGGTCAGCCGGAAACCCTGAAAGCGATGGCGGAAAGCGCCAGGGTCGTGTTGACCACGGTCGGGCCCTATCAGCTTTATGGCGAACCCTTGCTGGCGGCCTGCGCGGAGGCCGGAACCGATTATGTCGATCTGTGCGGCGAACCGGCCTGGATGGCGCAGATGATCGTCAAATATCAGGAAAAGGCCGAAGCCTCTGGCGCGCGTCTGGTCTTCTCCTGCGGGTTTGACTCAGTGCCGTTTGATCTTGGCGTCTGGTTCCTGCAGCGTGAGGCAAAGGCCAGATTCGGCGACACCCTGACCCGTGTCAAAGGCCGGGTGCGCAAGATGAAGGGCACCTTCTCGGGCGGCACAGCGGCGAGCCTGACGGCGACGCTGGAGGCGGCCTCGAAGGACAAGTCCATCATCAAGCTGCTCACCAATCCGTTCTCGCTAGTGCCGGGCTTCAAGGGCCCGAAGCAGCCCCATTCGGACAAGGCCGAGTATGATGAGAGTGCAAAGTCGTGGACGGCGCCTTTCATCATGGCGCCGATCAATACCAAGAATGTGCATCGCACCAATGCGCTCGCCGGACACCCTTACGGTGAGGATTTTATCTATGACGAGCGGATGATGACAGGGGACGGCCCCAAGGGCGAGAAGCGCGCGAAAGCTGCGGCCCGGCAGGACAAGATCCAGAATATTCTTCTGGCAATTGCGCCCACGCGCTGGCTGATCAAGACATTCGCCTTGCCCAAACCCGGCCAGGGTCCGGACAAACAGGCCCGTGAAACCGGCTTTTATGACGTGCTGTTTCTCGGCGAAGACGCGCACGGCCATGCCCTTCGCGCCTCGGTGAAGGGCGACAAGGATCCGGGCTATGGCTCGACCTCGAAGATGATAACCGAATGCGCCGCGGCGCTGGTCATGAATGTGGACCGTCAGACCACGGGTGGCGGTGTGTGGACAGCGGGCGCCGCTCTGGGGGATGTGCTGATTGACCGGTTGCAGGAACGCGCGGGGCTGACCTTTGCCATCGAGGACTAG
- a CDS encoding DUF3108 domain-containing protein — MLRLISIGLLCLLATAPAAALNRETPLSITADYSASVLVFRVGRVTLEADLGRADYAAQAHVEAAGLAALFTDFEIDSRVAGRFGAGGPEPARYGHTERTGDKTRIIDVDFGGGVARSTASPEFTNWGDPPASEADRTGVVDPMTATLLLSEMVAASGGAPCEGSIPVFDGKQRYDLNLASRGTETVRTRGWRGEALVCDAYYTPVSGYDAEDWPEPGETRHPLRMWIAPIADGTAFLPVRLHTRAGFGGVTVELRQLELH, encoded by the coding sequence GTGTTGCGTTTGATATCCATCGGCCTGCTCTGTCTTCTGGCAACTGCGCCGGCCGCGGCGCTGAACCGCGAGACGCCGCTGTCAATAACGGCGGATTATTCCGCCTCGGTGCTGGTTTTCCGGGTCGGGCGGGTGACGCTGGAGGCCGATCTGGGGCGCGCGGACTATGCGGCGCAGGCGCATGTCGAGGCGGCCGGACTGGCAGCGCTGTTCACCGATTTCGAGATCGATTCCCGAGTGGCCGGACGCTTCGGCGCAGGCGGGCCCGAACCGGCCCGTTATGGCCATACCGAGCGCACAGGCGACAAGACACGGATCATCGATGTGGATTTTGGCGGCGGTGTGGCCCGCTCGACAGCCTCGCCGGAGTTTACCAACTGGGGTGATCCGCCTGCAAGCGAGGCCGACCGGACCGGCGTGGTCGATCCGATGACGGCCACCCTGCTGCTGTCGGAAATGGTGGCGGCCTCGGGCGGGGCGCCGTGCGAAGGCTCGATCCCCGTCTTCGACGGCAAGCAGCGCTATGATCTCAACCTTGCTTCACGTGGAACCGAGACGGTGCGCACACGCGGCTGGCGCGGCGAGGCGCTCGTTTGTGATGCCTATTACACACCGGTTTCCGGCTATGACGCCGAAGACTGGCCGGAGCCGGGCGAAACCCGCCATCCCTTGCGCATGTGGATCGCTCCGATCGCCGATGGCACCGCCTTCCTGCCCGTGCGTCTGCACACGCGGGCCGGCTTTGGCGGGGTAACGGTGGAGTTACGTCAACTGGAACTTCACTAG
- a CDS encoding ABC-F family ATP-binding cassette domain-containing protein — protein MLTISNLDYRVGERALFENASAQIAAGWKVGLIGRNGTGKSTLLQIIREEIAHPSPDSPIRLSRGARMGWVAQEVQPSDETILEVVLATDAERHALMQEAETAVDPDRIGEIHMRLADIDAWSAESRAAEVLMGLGFTDADLSRPTREFSGGWRMRAAIAGVLFSQPDLLLLDEPTNYLDLEGAAWLETYLRKYPHTVLIVSHDREMLNRSVTHTLALEHKQLAITPGGYDAWLRLRAAKLALLESERAKQDADRAHLQAFVDRFRAKASKARQAQSRVKKLEKMQEISVPLAERTTPFVFPNSTDKLAPPLLQLRDATLGYGEDAVILRDIDLRLDPEDRIAIVGANGQGKTTLVKSIAERLSLLSGERVAPRALRIGYFSQDQMDELRPGETVLDHVRDALPEGSPPSKHRAVAAGMGFPYEKVGTAIEKLSGGEKVRLLLGLMAIEKPHILILDEPTSHLDIDSREALIYALNDYDGAVVLITHDVYLAEGTADQLWLVKDGRATRYDGDLNDYRKLVLQADRAAQA, from the coding sequence ATGTTGACGATTTCAAACCTTGATTACCGTGTCGGCGAACGCGCCCTGTTCGAAAACGCTTCCGCCCAGATCGCTGCGGGCTGGAAGGTCGGGCTGATCGGACGCAATGGCACGGGCAAATCCACCCTTCTGCAGATCATCCGCGAGGAGATTGCCCACCCCTCTCCGGACAGCCCGATCCGGCTGAGCCGCGGGGCGCGCATGGGCTGGGTGGCGCAGGAGGTCCAGCCGTCGGACGAGACCATTCTTGAGGTCGTGCTGGCCACTGATGCCGAACGCCACGCCCTGATGCAGGAAGCGGAAACCGCAGTCGATCCCGACCGCATCGGCGAGATCCATATGCGGCTCGCCGATATCGACGCCTGGTCCGCAGAATCGCGCGCGGCCGAAGTGCTGATGGGGCTCGGCTTTACCGATGCCGATCTGTCGCGGCCGACGCGGGAGTTTTCCGGCGGCTGGCGCATGCGCGCCGCGATTGCCGGCGTCCTGTTCTCCCAGCCGGACCTGCTCCTTCTGGACGAGCCGACCAATTATCTTGATCTGGAAGGCGCGGCCTGGCTGGAAACCTATCTGAGGAAATATCCCCACACCGTGCTGATCGTCTCGCACGACCGGGAGATGCTCAATCGCTCCGTCACGCACACGCTGGCGCTGGAGCACAAACAATTGGCGATCACGCCGGGGGGCTATGATGCCTGGCTGCGGCTGCGGGCCGCAAAACTGGCACTGCTGGAAAGCGAGCGCGCCAAGCAGGATGCCGACCGGGCGCATTTGCAGGCCTTTGTCGACCGCTTCCGCGCCAAGGCCTCGAAAGCGCGGCAGGCCCAGTCGCGGGTGAAAAAGCTCGAGAAGATGCAGGAAATTTCCGTTCCGCTGGCCGAGCGGACGACGCCGTTCGTCTTTCCCAATTCCACCGACAAGCTCGCCCCGCCCCTGCTGCAGCTGCGCGATGCGACGCTGGGTTATGGCGAAGACGCCGTGATCCTGCGGGATATCGATCTGCGTCTGGACCCGGAAGACCGCATCGCCATTGTCGGGGCCAACGGACAGGGCAAGACGACGCTGGTGAAATCCATCGCCGAGCGCCTGTCGCTCCTGTCTGGCGAACGTGTGGCGCCGCGCGCCCTGCGCATCGGCTATTTCTCGCAGGACCAGATGGACGAGTTGCGGCCCGGCGAAACCGTGCTCGACCATGTTCGCGACGCTCTGCCGGAAGGCTCGCCCCCGTCAAAGCACCGCGCCGTGGCGGCCGGCATGGGCTTTCCCTATGAGAAGGTCGGCACGGCCATCGAAAAGCTGTCCGGCGGCGAGAAAGTGCGTCTGCTGCTCGGCCTGATGGCAATTGAAAAGCCGCATATCCTGATCCTTGACGAACCGACCTCCCACCTCGATATCGACAGCCGCGAGGCGCTGATCTATGCGCTCAACGATTATGACGGCGCCGTGGTGCTGATCACCCACGATGTCTATCTCGCCGAAGGCACCGCCGATCAGCTCTGGCTGGTCAAGGATGGCCGGGCGACACGCTATGACGGCGATCTCAATGATTACCGCAAACTCGTCCTGCAGGCCGACCGGGCGGCACAAGCCTGA
- a CDS encoding DUF305 domain-containing protein — translation MSIKSKFLNQSILGGAIAGVLALTSAATAQDVPIVQPGAPGQDTRTLSADEAVQLANNRYSDADVAFMQNMIPHHAQAVEMSALVADRTNNGDVAAIAGRIDASQADEIAFMRTWLTERGEALESPHAHHAMGHAMMGMATPEQMAQLAEASGPEFDRLFLELMITHHEGAVDMVDHLLEQSGSAYDPLLFDFAGDIKNEQEAEIRRMGGLLRGLSADPRSNLTPGFRDAGEAISGLIHVATLPKPTGFFDPENPAGLPPLIESDEDEDEAADAADEDDRPEFGARSPFLSFSNTDMAFSGDLMAVGNYHGFNLYRLGGAEPELISSVVCPGGQGDVSIVGDLLIMSVEQTRGRVDCGRQGVSEDVSADRFRGIRIFDIADPLAPRQVGQVQTCRGSHTHSVVSGPGEDGVLIVYNSGTSSIRDEEELAGCVGDVPGDSSTALFRIDVIEIPIANPAAARIVDSPAVFADDETGQLAGLWRGGDHGEGTQTTSRTDECHDITVFPSLNLAAGACSGNGILMDISDPRAPRRMDAVSDTGFAYWHSATFNNDGTRVLFTDEWGGGGRPRCRVQDPMTWGANAIYSIEDGELDFNAYYKLPAYQSDEENCVAHNGSIIPVPGRDIFVQSWYQGGITLIDFTDPANPVEIGYFDRGPINGDTMVTGGFWSSYWYGGRIYATEIVRGLDIFELAPSGVLTENEIAAAALGDQGDTFNPQQQHPVTWPDHPVVALAYLDQLNREGALVVETATAMAAALGQARALMEAGESDSELSQTLTDLSEDLSGVDADGRNGARLTALRNTLTGIAAGLE, via the coding sequence ATGTCCATCAAATCGAAATTTCTGAACCAGTCCATTCTTGGCGGTGCCATAGCCGGCGTTTTGGCCCTGACCAGTGCCGCTACGGCGCAGGATGTGCCGATTGTGCAGCCGGGCGCACCCGGACAGGACACCCGCACGCTGAGCGCGGACGAGGCCGTCCAGCTGGCGAATAACCGCTATTCCGATGCCGACGTCGCCTTCATGCAGAACATGATCCCGCACCATGCACAGGCGGTGGAAATGTCGGCGCTGGTCGCAGACCGCACCAATAACGGGGACGTGGCCGCGATTGCCGGGCGCATTGATGCCTCCCAGGCTGATGAGATCGCCTTCATGCGGACCTGGCTGACCGAGCGCGGCGAAGCGCTGGAAAGCCCGCACGCCCATCACGCCATGGGACATGCCATGATGGGCATGGCCACACCGGAACAGATGGCTCAGCTCGCCGAAGCGTCAGGGCCGGAATTTGATCGTCTCTTCCTTGAATTGATGATCACCCATCATGAAGGCGCGGTGGACATGGTCGATCACCTGCTGGAACAATCCGGCTCGGCCTACGACCCCCTGCTGTTTGATTTTGCCGGCGACATCAAGAATGAACAGGAAGCCGAAATCCGCCGCATGGGCGGTCTCTTGCGCGGCCTGTCCGCGGACCCGCGCTCCAACCTGACACCCGGTTTCCGCGACGCGGGTGAGGCCATTTCCGGCCTGATCCATGTCGCCACCCTGCCCAAGCCGACCGGCTTCTTCGATCCGGAAAACCCGGCCGGCCTTCCGCCCCTGATCGAGTCCGACGAGGATGAGGACGAGGCGGCCGACGCAGCGGATGAAGACGACAGGCCGGAATTTGGCGCGCGCTCTCCCTTCCTCAGCTTCTCCAATACCGACATGGCCTTTTCCGGCGATCTGATGGCGGTTGGCAATTATCACGGCTTCAACCTCTACCGGCTGGGCGGCGCCGAGCCGGAATTGATCTCCTCGGTTGTCTGCCCCGGCGGGCAGGGCGATGTCTCCATTGTGGGTGATCTCCTGATCATGTCGGTGGAACAGACCCGTGGCCGCGTCGATTGCGGCCGTCAGGGCGTCAGCGAGGATGTCAGCGCCGACCGCTTCCGCGGCATCCGCATTTTCGACATTGCCGATCCTCTGGCCCCGCGCCAGGTCGGACAGGTCCAGACCTGCCGCGGTTCGCACACCCATTCCGTGGTCTCCGGTCCCGGTGAGGATGGCGTTCTGATCGTCTATAATTCCGGCACCAGCTCGATCCGCGATGAGGAAGAACTGGCCGGTTGCGTCGGCGACGTGCCCGGCGACAGCAGCACAGCGCTCTTCCGCATCGATGTGATCGAGATCCCGATTGCCAATCCGGCGGCCGCCCGCATTGTCGACAGCCCGGCCGTGTTTGCGGACGATGAAACCGGACAGCTGGCCGGTCTCTGGCGCGGCGGCGATCATGGCGAGGGCACCCAAACCACCAGCCGCACCGATGAATGCCACGACATCACCGTCTTCCCCAGCCTGAACCTCGCCGCTGGCGCCTGCTCGGGCAATGGCATTCTGATGGACATTTCCGATCCGCGCGCCCCGCGCCGCATGGATGCTGTCAGCGATACCGGCTTTGCCTACTGGCATTCGGCGACCTTCAATAATGACGGCACCCGGGTCCTGTTCACCGATGAATGGGGTGGGGGCGGGCGTCCGCGCTGCCGCGTTCAGGACCCGATGACGTGGGGCGCCAATGCGATCTATTCCATCGAGGACGGCGAGCTGGACTTCAATGCCTATTACAAACTGCCCGCCTATCAGTCGGACGAGGAAAACTGCGTCGCCCACAATGGCTCCATCATCCCGGTGCCGGGCCGCGATATCTTCGTCCAGTCCTGGTATCAGGGCGGCATCACGCTGATCGACTTCACCGATCCCGCCAATCCGGTGGAAATCGGCTATTTCGACCGCGGCCCCATCAATGGCGATACGATGGTCACGGGCGGCTTCTGGTCGTCCTACTGGTATGGTGGCCGCATCTACGCCACCGAGATCGTGCGCGGGCTGGATATTTTCGAGCTCGCCCCCAGCGGCGTCCTGACCGAAAACGAGATTGCCGCCGCCGCGCTCGGCGATCAGGGCGACACCTTCAATCCGCAACAGCAACACCCCGTCACCTGGCCGGATCACCCGGTCGTGGCGCTCGCCTATCTCGACCAGCTGAACCGGGAGGGCGCGCTGGTAGTAGAAACGGCAACGGCGATGGCGGCTGCGCTGGGCCAGGCGCGTGCGCTGATGGAGGCAGGCGAAAGCGATAGCGAGCTTTCGCAAACACTGACCGATCTGTCAGAGGATTTGTCCGGCGTCGATGCGGATGGCCGCAATGGCGCGCGCCTCACCGCCTTGCGCAACACCCTGACCGGCATTGCGGCGGGTCTGGAGTAG